One Setaria viridis chromosome 7, Setaria_viridis_v4.0, whole genome shotgun sequence genomic region harbors:
- the LOC117862490 gene encoding nudix hydrolase 13, mitochondrial: protein MAPGGEKKILVARKGRLRQRYDGEYRLVAGCVPYRVGADGQPELLMVSTPNRDDLVFPKGGWEDDEDVHEAACREALEEAGVKGAINRTALGMWVFRSKSSPVSGDSPRGACKGYIFALEVAEELEQWPEQDTHGRRWVSPADAYRLCRYDWMREALSALLGRLAAKPAAQEMSDGHGGVYMMVKAAAAAADRAVALC from the exons ATGGCGCcaggaggagagaagaagatCCTGGTGGCGAGGAAGGGCCGGCTGCGGCAGCGCTACGACGGCGAGtaccgcctcgtcgccggctgcgtCCCGTACCGCGTGGGCGCCGACGGCCAGCCCGAGCTGCTCATGGTCTCCACGCCCAACCGGGACGACCTCGTCTTCCCCAAG GGCGGgtgggaggacgacgaggacgtGCACGAGGCGGCCTGCCgcgaggcgctggaggaggccGGGGTCAAGGGCGCCATCAAC AGAACCGCGCTGGGGATGTGGGTGTTCAGGAGCAAGAGCAGCCCGGTGAGCGGCGACAGCCCCCGGGGCGCCTGCAAGGGCTACATCTTCGCGCTGGAGGTCGCCGAGGAGCTCGAGCAGTGGCCGGAGCAGGACACCCACGGCAGGCGGTGGGTGTCCCCGGCGGACGCGTACCGCCTGTGCCGGTACGACTGGATGCGCGAGGCGCTGTCGGCGCTGCTGGGCCGCCTTGCGGCGAAGCCCGCCGCGCAGGAGATGAgcgacggccacggcggcgtgTACATGATGGTcaaggcggccgccgccgcggcggaccgGGCGGTGGCGCTCTGCTAG